The Gossypium hirsutum isolate 1008001.06 chromosome A13, Gossypium_hirsutum_v2.1, whole genome shotgun sequence nucleotide sequence AAAACACCATTGTTCTagattaaatgttttaaaagattAGTATTAAGGAATTGTTTTTTCTTGCTGCAAATACTTGcttgatagtaaaaatgtaaagataaaaataaaattactgaaGCAAATAAAAAGGTAATGATATACGGACTAGTTTTTAGCGTATTTAGAAACCAAGAGGATCCCTCCCCTATACATATAGGTGCTCACAGCACGACACTACATAACATTCTAGCAAACGATAAAATCAAAGGACATACTAAAGCACAGAATTACAGGCAGCACAAAAGACCAAAACATGTTGCATTATATTGCAAAACCACAAAGATCTGTTGAAAAGCGAACATTCATATGTATAAAAGCAATGAGTTACAATGCTTAAAAACACATTTATTAAGCAATAAAATGGATAtctcatcaaaattcaaaatagtaGTTCATGCTCAAAAGTAATCTAAAGCATATTATTTAAAGGGAGGAGAATCTGATCTAGTAAACAAACTAGTACATTGAATAGTTGTCACTAACCCCCGGCCTGATGCTTTTATAAATTGCCATGACAATAGGAAGCATAGCGGTGAGTGCAATCTGAAGTTGATCCGAGCTGCTTGTTCGAACAGTTATCTGTCCACTCATCTTGTTGTTCAGTCCCGCACGAACTGCTACTTTTGAATTCCTTCCAACAGATAACTGAGACTGAAAATTGGCTCCCAGTGCCAAGTCCCCTCTCCATTTGACTAGAGACAAACCCAAAGTGGATTGATCCTGGTCGATTGGAAAATCTGCACCTCGGAGCCGCATTTCTAGATTGGCTCCATATGCTGAATCACCTTTGGATCTAACAGTCCCAGTGCTACCAACTAACACCAGCCGCTTTCCAACAACAATATGATCCTCAAGTTTGAGTCCAGTTGCGACATTCTCACCTAGAAATGTGACAGAGAAGCCAGCAGCTGTTTTGTTCTTTTTGAGATTTTTGAATTTGGTCTCCCCTCTGAAAACATAAGCTAATTGCTTTCCAACATTTTGGATGTCAAAGCCAGCCATGGTTGATCCATTTTCACCATGCTTGGCAGAAACTGAAGAATCCAAATGGATGTTAAACTCTTTCTTATCCTTGGTAAGTTGAACGGAAACTGCAGCAGGAAACTGGCTGGCGATTGCTAGACTATGTTCAACATTAACACCATCATAGCCACAATCATGGTCCCAACCGTGAGTGTCCAAAACTGGCCTCGCCAAGAACTGAGAAGTAGGTTCCAAGAACCGGTACCTGAATGCTGGATTATCACCATCAAATGAAGGTGGCAGGACCATATCAGGTAATGGAACTGGTACAGAAGCAGGACCACCAGTTTCCGGATCAACATCTTCCCCTGTGTTACCATATTCATCAACGGCTGGCTTTCCTTTCTTCAGCTCTCTCATTCTTCTCAACTCCTCCCCCCACTGCTTTTTCTGGAGGAGCTTCACCCGATAATCATACTCCTCAAAATATGCCTTCCTTTGCTCCTTGTCAAGCTTGGCAAGTTGTGCTTTCCTTAAAGCTTTAAATGGTGGGAGCTTATCATACTCATCCTCGTCTTCTTCTTGATCAGAATCAGATAAATCATCCACATCAATATCTGAGTCACCATTCTCACCACCCTGATCAGCAGAGAGTTTGGGATGGCTACGAGACTGCAACAGCCACGATAGCAAGTATGGAAGAGGAGGAGATCGGACACGAAAACCAAAAAGCTTCCGATGGTCAAATGGATCTTGAGGTTTGGAGAGAGAACTTGCTTCAGATAGGACTTTGATAGAGTAGCATAACAACAATAGCTGAGGTCTCCAAGTTTGACCGTTAGGAAGTACCTTGTGGCCATCTCTATTCTTTCGGCATGATGGATGATTTTCAACTAGACAAACAGGATTCATCAAACTTGGATTCATCATGCGTAAATCACCAACAGCCTGAGCAATAGACTGCTGAACAACATGAGAACGTTGGGCAACGAACACCTCATAACTCAAAGGCGAGCCAGATGGTCCATCAGGAGGTGCAGAAGCAGCATGAGTCAAAGCAACTATGGCATTTTTCCAGATAGATGAGCCAAGAGAATTAGTGATTGATCTTAACAATGGAAGATCATTAAGATCCCGGGTCTGGCTGTCCAACCGATCAACATAGACTACAACATCAGGGGGACACTTCTTCATGTATTGCTTTATAGAAGCTAGGACCTTGCGATTGGCACCTTGCTCCATGGCAGAAGATCTCAAACCTGGGGTATCAATGATCCTATATTTAACACCATCTAATGTTCCAGTAATCTCTTTCACAACTGAAGTGGCAGGTTCAAATGCATGAATTGAAGTCTTCTCCTCACCAAAGATTGAATTTATTGTGGCGCTCTTGCCCACCCCAATTTTTCCAAGCACAAGTATGTTCAAGGAGAAGCTTAAATCATCTTTACCCTCTGTTTCAAGTTCCAGAGCTTTCCTCTTTGCAGAATCAACACTAAA carries:
- the LOC107933293 gene encoding translocase of chloroplast 159, chloroplastic; translated protein: MDAEFSAPEIASQPLSTTPGSPSSSSSSSSSSSSSSDDDSKFVTSSVSDYALKDNDYRTNDINENGDGKFETVPERPFVADPDEVIPTVGDVSDTPFVGSDGSNVILKEESFGGGDNGLEEFRCEGSMGKVDFDSVGNGEEKDNKVGMGSTGEADQAVLSNESEEEGGIGMVENEDNSVLDGGAKVVYPVIAEAVDVEVVDDDGSKFSRGEELVVDATPLTGDGLGIETSEIKETEVIPVDGNVSLDNGFNQAGHDEEERVLDVPPVSDKTIDPVATDEIETTEVLTSEINAERKADAAGGGLLAKDGSETELNDLKEEAGVDMLEQASTEKIDGGGRDGIQTVDDSAQPTEMMAAREMEVSDAGSESKRSVAMAVEESHLPKSVEETSFEGEMQQEHHQNEGAEIGGSDTDGEAESMFFENADAAEQFLKELEQGAAIGSHSGADTSHDHSQTIDGQIVIDSDEEGDTDEEGEGKELFDSAALAALLKAATGAGSDGGNITITSQDGSRLFSVERPAGLGSSLQNAKPAPRSNRPNLFSPSAVTSRRDSDINLTEEDKIKLEKLQLIRVKFLRLVQRLGLSTEDSVAAQVLYRLALVAGRQTSELFSVDSAKRKALELETEGKDDLSFSLNILVLGKIGVGKSATINSIFGEEKTSIHAFEPATSVVKEITGTLDGVKYRIIDTPGLRSSAMEQGANRKVLASIKQYMKKCPPDVVVYVDRLDSQTRDLNDLPLLRSITNSLGSSIWKNAIVALTHAASAPPDGPSGSPLSYEVFVAQRSHVVQQSIAQAVGDLRMMNPSLMNPVCLVENHPSCRKNRDGHKVLPNGQTWRPQLLLLCYSIKVLSEASSLSKPQDPFDHRKLFGFRVRSPPLPYLLSWLLQSRSHPKLSADQGGENGDSDIDVDDLSDSDQEEDEDEYDKLPPFKALRKAQLAKLDKEQRKAYFEEYDYRVKLLQKKQWGEELRRMRELKKGKPAVDEYGNTGEDVDPETGGPASVPVPLPDMVLPPSFDGDNPAFRYRFLEPTSQFLARPVLDTHGWDHDCGYDGVNVEHSLAIASQFPAAVSVQLTKDKKEFNIHLDSSVSAKHGENGSTMAGFDIQNVGKQLAYVFRGETKFKNLKKNKTAAGFSVTFLGENVATGLKLEDHIVVGKRLVLVGSTGTVRSKGDSAYGANLEMRLRGADFPIDQDQSTLGLSLVKWRGDLALGANFQSQLSVGRNSKVAVRAGLNNKMSGQITVRTSSSDQLQIALTAMLPIVMAIYKSIRPGVSDNYSMY